A portion of the Candidatus Palauibacter polyketidifaciens genome contains these proteins:
- the murB gene encoding UDP-N-acetylmuramate dehydrogenase — protein MRWERDVPLAPLVRYRIGGPAARLARPRSMAELDTALRETSGRGCRVLGTGANLLIGDDGVAEPVLVLEGDFGAVRVEATAIEAGAGARLPALAQTARRNGRSGFHFLEAVPGTLGGGLRMNAGSRDEGLWDRVEWAEAVTPEGELVRVRPEEAQPAYRHVRVPADWVFVRARLDAKPAEADAVRDAHLNFRERKVRDQVYDLPSVGSTWKNPGPPHPPAWKIVDEVEMRGARVGGARIHERHANFIVNLGGARAADVIGLMAETRRRALARLRVALEPEIHLWGFDPAQLARVGAA, from the coding sequence ATGCGGTGGGAACGTGACGTCCCGCTCGCGCCCCTGGTCCGCTACCGGATCGGCGGGCCGGCCGCGCGGCTCGCGCGACCTCGCTCGATGGCGGAGCTGGACACCGCGCTGCGCGAAACGTCCGGCCGCGGCTGCCGCGTGCTGGGGACCGGTGCGAACCTCCTCATCGGGGACGACGGAGTGGCGGAACCCGTCCTCGTCCTCGAGGGCGATTTCGGGGCCGTCCGGGTCGAGGCCACCGCCATCGAGGCGGGGGCCGGCGCCCGCCTGCCCGCCCTTGCCCAGACCGCACGCCGCAACGGACGGTCGGGATTCCACTTCCTGGAGGCCGTCCCCGGCACCCTCGGCGGAGGCCTGCGGATGAATGCCGGGTCGAGGGACGAGGGACTCTGGGACCGCGTCGAATGGGCGGAAGCCGTGACGCCGGAGGGCGAACTCGTGCGGGTCCGGCCCGAGGAGGCGCAGCCCGCGTATCGCCATGTGCGCGTGCCGGCCGACTGGGTGTTCGTGCGCGCGCGCCTCGACGCGAAGCCGGCCGAGGCGGACGCCGTTCGCGATGCACACCTGAACTTCCGCGAACGAAAGGTACGGGATCAGGTGTACGACCTGCCCTCGGTGGGTTCGACCTGGAAGAACCCGGGTCCGCCGCATCCGCCGGCCTGGAAGATCGTCGACGAGGTCGAAATGAGAGGGGCCCGGGTCGGGGGCGCGCGGATCCACGAGCGGCACGCGAACTTCATCGTCAATCTCGGCGGGGCGCGCGCCGCCGACGTGATCGGACTCATGGCGGAGACTCGCCGCCGCGCCCTCGCGCGTCTCCGCGTGGCGCTGGAGCCGGAGATCCACCTGTGGGGGTTCGATCCCGCGCAACTCGCCCGCGTGGGGGCCGCATGA
- the murC gene encoding UDP-N-acetylmuramate--L-alanine ligase encodes MTGAATAAPRPAGTADLPAPGAHVHLMGIGGAGMRGLALLFDRAGYVVSGCDRAPADALGDLAAKGIRVERGHSIAHLSGVDLLVRSSAVPADEPEVVGAEVAGIPVMRRARALGALLNGQAMVGVAGTHGKTTITAMTGHAAAAAGLDPLVLVGGRVDAWKGFTRLGDGPAIVEADEFDRSFLELHPTLAVISSLEPEHLDTYGDWESLRSAFADFAGRTRNAEGLIYCRDDEGARKLAEACGFSGTGRGFGYGFGDGAWCRLEEAGPRTLRLSWPDGTVDLTLRVPGRHNQLNAAAAFLAALRLGGDPRAAARGLGEFRGVARRLEMIAAWPDLTVFDDYAHHPTEVAASLAALREAYPDARLTVVFQPHLFTRTRDFADAFTRALTTADEARVLPIYPARETPLPGVTSELIIGGAGATAAPIDRKDARELVPAEVGAGEAVLVFMGAGDVTDLAHAAVQRRAGDAVGT; translated from the coding sequence GTGACGGGGGCGGCGACGGCTGCGCCCCGTCCGGCGGGGACCGCGGATCTCCCGGCACCCGGTGCCCACGTCCATCTGATGGGGATCGGCGGCGCCGGCATGCGCGGACTCGCCCTTCTCTTCGACCGTGCCGGCTACGTCGTGAGCGGGTGCGACCGCGCCCCCGCGGATGCCCTCGGCGACCTTGCCGCGAAAGGGATCCGGGTCGAGCGGGGGCATTCCATCGCCCACCTGTCCGGGGTCGATCTGCTCGTTCGAAGTTCGGCCGTGCCGGCAGACGAGCCGGAGGTCGTCGGAGCGGAAGTCGCGGGCATACCGGTGATGCGCAGGGCCCGGGCGCTCGGCGCCCTCCTCAACGGGCAGGCGATGGTCGGCGTTGCGGGGACGCACGGGAAGACGACGATCACCGCGATGACCGGGCACGCGGCGGCCGCGGCCGGGCTCGATCCCCTCGTCCTCGTCGGCGGCCGCGTCGACGCGTGGAAGGGGTTTACGCGGCTGGGGGATGGTCCCGCCATCGTGGAAGCCGATGAATTCGACCGCTCCTTCCTCGAACTTCATCCCACGCTTGCCGTGATCAGCTCGCTCGAGCCTGAGCATCTCGATACCTACGGGGACTGGGAGAGTCTCCGTTCCGCGTTCGCGGATTTCGCCGGGCGGACCCGGAACGCCGAAGGTCTCATCTACTGCCGCGATGACGAGGGCGCCCGCAAACTCGCGGAGGCGTGCGGGTTCTCCGGCACGGGGCGCGGTTTCGGGTACGGTTTCGGGGACGGAGCCTGGTGCAGGCTCGAAGAGGCGGGGCCGCGCACGCTGCGCCTCTCCTGGCCGGACGGGACGGTCGATCTCACGCTCCGCGTGCCCGGGCGCCACAACCAGCTCAACGCCGCGGCGGCCTTCCTCGCCGCGTTGCGGCTCGGCGGCGATCCTCGGGCGGCGGCGCGCGGGCTCGGCGAGTTCCGCGGCGTGGCGCGCCGGCTCGAGATGATCGCGGCTTGGCCCGACCTCACGGTCTTTGACGACTACGCGCACCATCCGACCGAGGTCGCGGCGTCGCTCGCCGCGCTGCGGGAAGCCTATCCGGACGCCCGGCTGACGGTCGTCTTTCAGCCGCACCTGTTCACCCGGACGCGCGACTTCGCGGACGCGTTCACCCGCGCCCTGACGACTGCGGACGAGGCGCGCGTGCTCCCCATCTATCCCGCGCGCGAAACGCCGCTTCCAGGCGTCACCTCGGAGCTGATCATCGGCGGGGCCGGAGCGACCGCGGCGCCGATCGACCGGAAGGACGCGCGGGAACTCGTGCCGGCGGAGGTCGGCGCCGGAGAGGCGGTGCTCGTCTTCATGGGCGCCGGCGACGTCACCGACCTCGCGCACGCGGCGGTCCAGCGGCGGGCGGGCGATGCGGTGGGAACGTGA
- a CDS encoding M23 family metallopeptidase: protein MRTRLAAAVGLALAGVLVVGWAALGPRAGQTEHVKVVEVPTPPAPVTLVHRLQRGETLGDVFEDHGLSPAATHAIAEAMGEFESPRRLRPGVAIHFVSRPGESPARIRVHLDPDRILHLWSGDGAAPLWSARLDSVQVVRDTLLLAGLIQSNLFDAEMSGDVEALGDGERFDVAYRISQVFAWQIDFWRDLRRNDAYRLLIEREVRPDGSVRDATVLAADFRNDRRVLTGVRFEHAAAERAEYYDEAGEALRGQFLLAPLDIVRVTSGYNLRRFHPVLRRTRPHLGVDYGAARGTPVRATGAGRVTRAGWWGNYGNAVEIRHANNIRTRYAHLANVARGVATGTQVEQGQVIGYVGDTGLATAPHLHYEFLRNGAQVNPARLQLPRAEPIPAELRERFDIVQHAVLARLRSLPMPIHPTQRARRTQD from the coding sequence TTGAGAACAAGACTTGCTGCTGCGGTTGGACTCGCCCTCGCGGGGGTCCTGGTCGTCGGTTGGGCCGCGTTGGGCCCCCGGGCCGGGCAGACGGAGCACGTCAAGGTCGTCGAAGTGCCGACGCCACCTGCGCCCGTCACGCTGGTGCATCGTCTGCAGCGGGGCGAGACGCTGGGCGATGTGTTCGAGGACCATGGCCTGAGCCCCGCAGCGACGCACGCCATCGCGGAGGCGATGGGCGAATTCGAGAGTCCGCGCCGGCTGCGGCCCGGCGTCGCGATTCACTTCGTGAGCAGACCCGGCGAGTCTCCGGCGCGCATCCGCGTCCACCTCGACCCCGACCGCATCCTCCACCTTTGGTCCGGCGACGGAGCCGCGCCCTTGTGGTCGGCGCGGCTGGACTCGGTGCAGGTCGTACGAGACACGCTTCTCCTCGCGGGTCTCATCCAGTCGAACCTGTTCGACGCGGAGATGTCGGGGGACGTGGAGGCGCTCGGCGACGGGGAACGTTTCGATGTGGCGTACCGCATCTCGCAGGTCTTCGCCTGGCAGATCGACTTCTGGCGGGACCTGCGCCGGAATGACGCCTACCGGCTTCTCATCGAGCGAGAGGTGCGGCCGGACGGATCCGTGCGCGACGCCACGGTGCTCGCCGCGGACTTCCGGAACGACCGGCGGGTCCTCACGGGCGTGCGATTCGAGCATGCCGCGGCCGAGCGCGCGGAGTACTACGACGAAGCGGGCGAAGCCCTCCGGGGCCAGTTCCTGCTCGCGCCACTGGACATCGTCCGTGTGACGAGCGGCTACAATCTCAGGCGGTTCCACCCGGTGCTCCGGCGTACCCGACCGCATCTCGGCGTCGACTACGGGGCGGCGAGAGGCACGCCCGTGCGCGCGACGGGAGCGGGACGCGTGACGCGGGCGGGGTGGTGGGGCAACTACGGGAACGCCGTCGAGATTCGTCACGCGAACAACATCCGCACCCGATACGCGCACCTCGCCAACGTCGCGCGCGGCGTGGCGACCGGGACTCAGGTGGAACAGGGGCAGGTCATCGGATATGTGGGCGACACCGGTCTCGCGACCGCGCCTCACCTTCACTACGAGTTTCTCCGGAACGGCGCGCAGGTGAACCCGGCCCGTCTGCAGTTGCCAAGGGCCGAGCCGATCCCCGCGGAACTGCGCGAGCGGTTTGACATCGTTCAGCACGCCGTGCTCGCGCGGTTGCGAAGCCTTCCGATGCCCATCCATCCCACGCAGCGCGCTCGCCGCACACAGGATTGA
- the ftsA gene encoding cell division protein FtsA: MIQGAGIVGVDVGSTKTCAVVAAVHPGRQPTDPLEILGLGVTRSDGMNGPDIGNIEAATQAVRTAVRQAEATAGREVEAAYVSVPSGSVRTSRSKGVLQVSGSEITPADVKRVQEVGRAVPIPPGHELIHALSQKYTVDHRDGIRDPVGMAGTRLEADLCIVTADVAICHDISKVVDRAGYRPDELVMAPLATALAVLEDAEREAGVALVEVGGATTDVLVYGGHRLLHAATLPWGGSIVTRDIARGLGVHEDEAAQLKERHGGALRDRADSQELLDVSGARHGCARRVSRELLLHIIEQRLDEILGLVYEELETSGTLGGLEAGIVLSGGGVSLAHAEDLARSVFNRPVRTGIPSLGLAGMAEGVARPSYSTAAGLALYGASRASAGGLVGATRAFARVGGWLREFF, translated from the coding sequence ATGATTCAGGGGGCGGGCATTGTCGGGGTGGATGTGGGGTCGACCAAAACCTGTGCGGTCGTCGCCGCAGTGCATCCCGGTCGCCAGCCCACGGACCCGCTCGAGATTCTCGGCCTCGGCGTCACGCGTTCCGACGGCATGAACGGCCCGGACATCGGGAACATCGAGGCAGCGACCCAGGCCGTTCGCACCGCCGTCAGACAGGCGGAAGCCACGGCCGGCCGCGAAGTCGAGGCCGCCTACGTGAGCGTGCCGAGCGGGAGCGTCCGGACGTCCCGATCGAAGGGCGTGCTTCAGGTCTCCGGCTCGGAGATTACGCCCGCCGACGTCAAGCGCGTGCAGGAGGTGGGCCGGGCCGTTCCGATCCCGCCCGGCCACGAGTTGATACACGCCCTGTCCCAGAAGTACACCGTCGACCATCGTGACGGGATCCGGGATCCCGTCGGCATGGCCGGCACCCGTCTCGAGGCGGACCTCTGCATCGTGACGGCGGACGTGGCGATCTGCCACGACATCTCGAAAGTCGTCGACCGCGCGGGGTACCGGCCGGACGAGCTGGTCATGGCGCCGCTTGCCACGGCGCTCGCCGTGCTTGAGGATGCCGAGCGCGAAGCCGGCGTGGCCCTGGTCGAGGTCGGGGGCGCAACGACGGACGTGCTCGTGTACGGAGGACACCGCCTCCTTCACGCGGCGACGCTGCCCTGGGGCGGATCGATCGTGACGCGGGACATTGCTCGCGGCCTCGGCGTGCACGAAGACGAAGCCGCGCAACTCAAGGAGCGACACGGCGGGGCGCTGCGCGACCGGGCCGATTCGCAGGAACTGCTCGACGTCTCGGGGGCTCGCCACGGATGCGCTCGACGTGTGTCGCGCGAGTTGCTGCTGCACATTATCGAACAACGTCTGGACGAAATCCTGGGTCTGGTATACGAGGAGCTGGAGACGAGCGGAACGCTGGGCGGACTCGAGGCGGGGATCGTGTTGAGCGGCGGCGGGGTCTCGCTCGCGCACGCGGAAGACCTGGCCCGTTCCGTCTTCAACCGGCCCGTTCGCACCGGTATTCCTTCGCTCGGTCTCGCGGGCATGGCGGAGGGCGTCGCGCGCCCGTCGTACAGCACCGCCGCGGGACTGGCGCTGTACGGCGCTTCGCGGGCCTCGGCCGGAGGGTTGGTCGGAGCGACCCGCGCATTCGCAAGAGTCGGTGGGTGGCTACGGGAGTTTTTCTGA
- the ftsZ gene encoding cell division protein FtsZ — MVFAFDENGVRNAKMKVVGVGGAGGNAVNRMIDEELEGVEFIAVNTDAQALKESGAHLRVQIGKELTRGLGAGARPEIGRQAISESSEEIRSVIAGADLVFVTAGMGGGTGTGAAPIIGGMAREMGSLCIAIVTRPFHFEGKKRMRHAEIGLRELRRAVDTMIVVPNERLLAVVGKEMTFRQALKKADEVLLQATQGISDLISVTGEVNVDFADVRTVMSNRGAALMGTGGATGEDRAVEAAQQAICSPLLDNVSINGATGVLINISGGPDLTIDEVTTINSIIQEAAGDEGEMIFGVVHDPQLEGKLRVTVIATGFGDMVEDEPAPVAERVISARKPSPLSPATPVVIGSKYERPNVFDDRSAPPTQPESKPVEAPVEVKQAGIAFEALAAEEPAAEPVFEPPAEATTESEPEPEPALDVPVSEGSMPEGMGYEAEPATPDPTTEEVTAEEVTAEVEPEVQDRDAWTDARVEFEDLEIPTFIRRQMD; from the coding sequence ATGGTCTTCGCATTCGACGAAAACGGCGTGCGTAACGCAAAAATGAAGGTCGTCGGCGTGGGCGGCGCCGGCGGCAATGCCGTCAACCGCATGATCGACGAGGAACTCGAGGGCGTGGAGTTCATCGCGGTCAACACCGACGCCCAGGCGCTGAAGGAATCCGGCGCCCACCTCCGAGTCCAGATCGGAAAGGAACTCACGCGAGGTCTGGGGGCCGGCGCCCGTCCCGAGATCGGGCGGCAGGCGATTTCCGAGAGCTCCGAGGAGATCCGATCGGTGATCGCGGGTGCGGACCTCGTCTTCGTCACGGCCGGGATGGGTGGAGGCACGGGCACGGGTGCGGCCCCGATCATCGGCGGCATGGCACGGGAAATGGGGTCGCTCTGCATCGCGATCGTCACCCGCCCCTTCCATTTCGAAGGCAAGAAGCGGATGCGGCACGCCGAGATCGGGCTGCGGGAGCTCCGGCGCGCGGTGGACACGATGATCGTCGTGCCGAACGAGCGTCTGCTCGCCGTCGTGGGAAAGGAGATGACCTTCCGCCAGGCGCTAAAGAAGGCGGACGAGGTCCTGCTCCAGGCGACCCAGGGAATCTCCGACCTGATCTCCGTCACCGGCGAGGTGAACGTGGACTTCGCGGACGTGCGTACGGTGATGTCGAACCGCGGGGCCGCCCTCATGGGAACCGGCGGCGCGACGGGCGAGGACCGCGCGGTGGAGGCGGCGCAGCAGGCCATTTGCTCACCCCTCCTCGACAACGTATCCATCAACGGCGCCACGGGCGTCCTCATCAACATCAGCGGCGGTCCCGACCTGACGATCGATGAGGTCACGACGATCAACTCGATCATTCAGGAGGCTGCGGGCGACGAAGGCGAGATGATCTTCGGAGTCGTGCACGATCCCCAGCTTGAGGGCAAGCTCCGCGTGACGGTGATTGCGACGGGCTTCGGAGATATGGTGGAGGACGAGCCGGCACCGGTGGCCGAGCGGGTGATCTCCGCGCGCAAGCCGTCGCCCCTGTCTCCCGCGACCCCGGTGGTCATCGGCTCGAAGTACGAGCGTCCGAATGTGTTCGACGATCGCTCGGCGCCGCCGACGCAACCGGAGTCCAAGCCCGTCGAAGCCCCCGTGGAGGTGAAACAGGCGGGCATCGCGTTCGAGGCGCTCGCCGCCGAGGAGCCGGCGGCCGAGCCCGTGTTCGAGCCGCCGGCCGAGGCCACGACCGAGTCCGAGCCGGAACCGGAGCCTGCGCTCGACGTGCCGGTGTCCGAGGGATCGATGCCCGAAGGCATGGGGTACGAAGCCGAACCGGCGACACCGGACCCGACCACGGAGGAAGTGACGGCCGAGGAAGTGACGGCCGAGGTGGAGCCCGAAGTGCAGGACCGCGACGCGTGGACCGATGCCCGCGTCGAGTTCGAGGATCTCGAGATCCCGACTTTCATTCGGCGACAGATGGACTGA
- a CDS encoding VWA domain-containing protein — protein MSPGLWLLVALGAVALAGWAYGTREERVAGRTGPAAVRAVAVFLILGALTLPALRGSGVGMPERVVLLDVSRSMTLPVRAGDTGGATRLDSAVALLPELAPDRIYLFGDGPVPARLDSLDALGATHDASRLEPALQAARLGGADSVWVLTDGELTDRDAARETATGLGLGVRELRVAAGEPRVALAALQAPERARAGDTVRATLEFHAGGGSGGGEAGGGGGLPDSVSFQLERDGTVIATVRAPRPAAGRTGRAQITFVPRDEGAESAWRRYEAVLVDPPDPFDVSGRTGAWIEVSESSAGAVLVSLAPNWEARFLVPALDRLVLGGARGYLRLADGRYLEMGAAPRIVEASRVREAVQGARLLAVQASPEDLPPWLAGALRAHARTLFFTGGPGDVPGVGARVTGPLPGEWYPAGPVPASPSAALLAEADLDLLPPVRELYAVEPAGRWSVINASRNRRGEGRPLLTADEDGTRRWALSAAADWWRWSLRADEPRSVYEGVFSGIVGWLVEDATPRLASLVRTPAPGEPQVWRIRPGSADLTIRLLDETGAEAWSESIADPPAEIVGPGLPPGRYEALVTATGPDGPVDLGRPVDVEPDPREFLPGPPSEPLAIGAQPSPRAPVDVRSPRPVWPLLLAVLLLCGEWVWRHRIGLR, from the coding sequence TTGAGCCCCGGCCTCTGGCTTCTCGTCGCGCTGGGCGCAGTCGCACTCGCCGGCTGGGCCTATGGCACGCGTGAGGAACGTGTCGCGGGGCGCACCGGTCCCGCCGCCGTCCGGGCGGTGGCCGTCTTCCTGATTCTGGGCGCGCTCACCCTGCCCGCGTTGCGCGGCAGCGGTGTGGGAATGCCCGAACGCGTCGTGCTTCTCGATGTCTCGCGCAGCATGACGCTCCCGGTTCGCGCCGGCGACACCGGCGGGGCGACGCGGCTCGACTCGGCCGTGGCCCTGCTTCCCGAACTCGCGCCGGATCGGATCTACCTGTTCGGAGACGGCCCCGTCCCCGCCCGGCTCGATTCGCTGGATGCGCTCGGAGCGACGCACGACGCGAGCCGGCTCGAACCGGCGCTGCAGGCCGCGCGCCTGGGTGGAGCCGACAGCGTGTGGGTGCTCACCGACGGCGAGTTGACGGATCGTGACGCGGCCCGCGAGACGGCCACGGGGCTGGGCCTCGGGGTACGTGAACTCCGGGTCGCCGCGGGCGAGCCCCGGGTAGCGCTCGCTGCGCTGCAGGCACCGGAGCGGGCCCGAGCCGGCGATACCGTCCGCGCCACGCTCGAGTTCCACGCCGGCGGGGGATCGGGCGGCGGCGAAGCGGGCGGCGGGGGCGGGTTGCCCGACAGCGTGAGCTTCCAGCTCGAGCGCGACGGCACGGTCATTGCGACCGTGCGGGCGCCCCGCCCGGCTGCCGGACGGACGGGTCGCGCGCAGATCACCTTCGTGCCGCGGGACGAAGGCGCCGAGTCCGCCTGGCGACGCTATGAGGCCGTGCTCGTCGATCCGCCGGATCCCTTCGATGTCTCCGGCCGGACGGGCGCGTGGATCGAAGTCTCGGAATCCTCGGCCGGGGCCGTGCTCGTGTCGCTGGCCCCCAACTGGGAGGCGCGTTTCCTCGTCCCCGCCCTCGACCGGCTCGTTCTGGGCGGAGCGCGCGGCTACCTGCGCCTTGCGGATGGCCGCTATCTCGAGATGGGCGCCGCTCCCCGCATCGTCGAGGCATCCCGGGTGCGCGAAGCGGTACAGGGCGCCCGGCTGCTTGCTGTGCAGGCCTCGCCGGAGGATCTGCCGCCGTGGCTGGCCGGCGCGCTGCGGGCTCACGCGCGGACGCTCTTCTTCACGGGGGGGCCGGGTGACGTGCCGGGAGTGGGGGCGCGCGTGACGGGTCCCCTGCCCGGGGAGTGGTACCCCGCCGGGCCGGTGCCCGCGAGCCCTTCGGCGGCGCTCCTCGCCGAGGCCGACCTGGACCTCCTGCCTCCGGTCCGCGAACTCTACGCCGTGGAGCCCGCGGGGAGATGGTCTGTGATCAACGCGAGCCGGAACCGGCGCGGAGAGGGAAGGCCGCTCCTGACGGCGGACGAGGACGGCACGCGCCGGTGGGCGCTCTCCGCAGCCGCCGACTGGTGGCGCTGGTCGCTGCGGGCGGACGAGCCGCGCAGCGTCTACGAGGGTGTGTTCAGCGGCATCGTCGGCTGGCTCGTCGAGGATGCGACGCCCCGGCTCGCCTCGCTCGTGCGGACGCCGGCCCCCGGCGAGCCGCAGGTGTGGCGCATCCGTCCCGGATCCGCGGACCTCACGATCCGGCTGCTCGATGAGACGGGCGCGGAGGCGTGGAGCGAGTCCATCGCGGATCCTCCCGCCGAGATCGTGGGCCCCGGTCTCCCGCCGGGCCGCTACGAGGCGCTCGTGACGGCGACCGGCCCCGACGGCCCCGTCGATCTCGGCCGGCCCGTCGATGTCGAACCCGATCCGCGCGAGTTTCTTCCAGGGCCCCCGTCCGAACCGCTCGCCATCGGCGCGCAGCCTTCCCCCCGCGCTCCGGTCGACGTCCGGTCGCCCCGGCCCGTGTGGCCGCTCCTCCTCGCCGTCCTGCTCCTGTGCGGGGAATGGGTGTGGCGGCACCGGATCGGACTCCGGTGA
- the ftsY gene encoding signal recognition particle-docking protein FtsY: MTGTLSRPKRGLWRRIVDFALTDVNTLVDGGLDGAAIERLEEVLLEADFGVDITLELVEALERAASRGAIATESDLRDTLRARLAEALAAAAPPAGGSPADSLPRGGAPGVLLLVGVNGVGKTTTAAKLAARLQAEGGRVLLAAADTFRAGAQEQLRAWAERLQTDFVGGTPGADPASVAFDAVAAARARDAAWVLVDTAGRLHTQDDLMRELVKIDRVLGRQVEGAPYERLLVVDATSGQNVMNQARQFGASLDLTGLVLAKFDSTARAGTVVSVVRELSVPVRFLGVGESPEDLEEFSPDRYLDKILAPEP, encoded by the coding sequence GTGACCGGCACCCTCAGCCGTCCGAAACGCGGCCTCTGGCGCCGGATCGTCGACTTCGCGCTCACGGACGTGAACACCCTCGTCGACGGCGGACTCGACGGCGCCGCCATCGAACGCCTGGAGGAAGTCCTCCTCGAAGCGGACTTCGGGGTCGACATCACGCTCGAACTCGTCGAAGCGCTCGAGCGGGCGGCGAGCCGGGGCGCGATCGCGACGGAGAGCGACCTGCGCGATACGCTGAGGGCCCGGCTCGCCGAGGCGCTCGCCGCCGCCGCCCCGCCCGCCGGCGGGTCGCCCGCCGACTCGCTGCCGCGCGGCGGGGCGCCGGGGGTCCTCCTTCTCGTGGGCGTGAACGGCGTGGGGAAGACGACGACCGCGGCAAAGCTGGCCGCGCGCCTGCAGGCGGAGGGCGGCCGCGTGCTGCTTGCGGCGGCGGACACCTTCCGGGCGGGGGCGCAGGAGCAGCTCCGGGCGTGGGCGGAACGGCTGCAGACCGATTTCGTCGGGGGAACGCCCGGAGCGGACCCGGCCTCCGTGGCGTTTGACGCGGTGGCGGCGGCGCGCGCGCGGGATGCCGCCTGGGTGCTCGTCGACACGGCCGGCCGGCTCCACACGCAGGACGATCTGATGCGCGAACTGGTCAAGATCGATCGAGTGCTCGGCCGACAGGTGGAGGGCGCGCCGTACGAGCGGCTGCTGGTCGTCGACGCCACCTCCGGGCAGAACGTGATGAACCAGGCGCGACAGTTCGGGGCGTCGCTCGATCTCACGGGCCTCGTGCTCGCGAAGTTCGATAGCACGGCGCGCGCCGGCACCGTCGTCTCCGTCGTGCGCGAACTCTCCGTCCCCGTCCGCTTCCTCGGCGTCGGGGAGTCCCCGGAGGACCTCGAGGAGTTCTCGCCGGACCGGTATCTCGACAAGATCCTCGCACCGGAGCCGTGA
- a CDS encoding FtsQ-type POTRA domain-containing protein, with protein sequence MISPGTSRSRRITRRGRRRLLFALMAASIGLSVPIWVPPLLAALSAFQVAELHVTGTEHIPPDEIRALAVTPDASVWDDPATWEERVRAHPMVREATARREGFNTLEIAIVERRPIALVATPELRPVSADGYVLPLDPSAESLDLPIIRGPVETEGGFVKDPGMRELILALARMDRTRSDFMSLVSEVGAAAEGGYRFLLLPGAGADVVLLPGDEPLRALDRVSIALGQIEDRRVARADARFRGQVVLTRVEER encoded by the coding sequence ATGATCTCTCCCGGGACGTCGCGCTCCCGACGCATCACCCGCCGAGGACGCCGCAGGCTCCTCTTCGCCCTGATGGCCGCCTCGATCGGCCTTTCCGTTCCCATCTGGGTGCCGCCCCTCCTCGCGGCGCTGTCCGCGTTTCAGGTTGCGGAACTCCACGTGACCGGGACCGAGCACATCCCGCCCGACGAGATCAGGGCACTCGCCGTCACCCCGGACGCGTCCGTGTGGGACGACCCCGCGACGTGGGAGGAGCGCGTCCGCGCACATCCGATGGTTCGCGAGGCCACGGCCCGCCGAGAGGGCTTCAACACCCTCGAGATCGCCATCGTGGAGCGACGTCCGATCGCGCTCGTGGCGACGCCCGAACTGCGTCCCGTGAGCGCGGATGGCTACGTGCTGCCGCTCGACCCCTCCGCCGAGTCGCTCGACCTGCCGATCATCCGGGGCCCGGTCGAAACGGAGGGCGGATTCGTGAAGGACCCGGGAATGCGGGAGCTCATCCTCGCGCTCGCGCGCATGGATCGGACGCGGAGCGATTTCATGTCGCTCGTCTCCGAGGTCGGGGCCGCGGCGGAGGGCGGATACCGTTTCCTCCTCCTGCCCGGCGCCGGGGCGGATGTCGTGCTTCTGCCCGGCGATGAGCCCCTGCGCGCCCTCGACCGGGTATCGATCGCGCTCGGGCAGATCGAGGATCGACGCGTCGCACGTGCGGATGCGCGGTTCAGAGGCCAAGTTGTACTGACGCGCGTGGAGGAGCGATGA